The following coding sequences lie in one Pseudobacteroides sp. genomic window:
- a CDS encoding MBL fold metallo-hydrolase codes for MLNFLGKGSAFNTKLGNNSCYIQKDNSMLLIDAGGTVFHKLQELDLFNGLKNLHIVITHTHPDHCGSLGEIIFYPFYYNQIKPMVYFPDRKLMEGYFKVIGVRNEMCSLVSDMEATIKDSSLGEIKLKFIKVPHVETIPAFGFIMEADNKRIYYSGDANSIPDEVLSLLKNGSLDILYQDTCGIDYDKNAHLSINKLKDIIPDELRRKVWCMHQDGYLDSETAVKLGFNLV; via the coding sequence ATGCTTAATTTTCTTGGAAAAGGCAGTGCCTTTAACACTAAGCTCGGAAATAACAGCTGCTATATACAAAAGGACAACAGCATGCTTTTAATTGATGCAGGCGGAACTGTATTCCACAAGCTTCAGGAGCTTGATTTGTTTAATGGTCTGAAGAACCTTCACATAGTCATAACCCATACCCATCCCGACCACTGTGGAAGCTTGGGAGAAATTATTTTTTATCCGTTTTATTATAATCAAATAAAACCTATGGTGTATTTCCCTGACAGAAAGCTCATGGAAGGTTATTTTAAGGTTATTGGAGTTAGAAATGAGATGTGCAGCCTGGTAAGCGACATGGAAGCAACTATAAAAGACAGCTCTCTTGGTGAAATAAAGCTCAAATTTATAAAGGTTCCTCATGTAGAGACCATACCTGCATTCGGCTTTATAATGGAAGCGGATAACAAAAGGATATATTACAGCGGGGACGCCAACAGCATTCCTGATGAAGTTCTATCCCTTCTTAAAAACGGCAGCCTTGATATTCTTTATCAGGATACATGTGGGATTGATTATGATAAAAACGCTCATTTATCCATTAATAAGCTTAAGGATATAATACCTGACGAATTAAGAAGAAAGGTATGGTGTATGCATCAGGATGGCTATTTGGACTCTGAAACGGCAGTAAAGCTGGGTTTTAATCTTGTATAA
- the groL gene encoding chaperonin GroEL (60 kDa chaperone family; promotes refolding of misfolded polypeptides especially under stressful conditions; forms two stacked rings of heptamers to form a barrel-shaped 14mer; ends can be capped by GroES; misfolded proteins enter the barrel where they are refolded when GroES binds) has protein sequence MAKDIKFGEEARRALESGVNQLADTVKITLGPKGRNVVLDKKFGAPLITNDGVTIAKEIELEDRFENMGAQLVKEVATKTNDVAGDGTTTATLLAQAIIREGLKNVAAGANPMILKKGISKAVDAAVEGIIQNSQKIKGKEDIARVASISANDDVIGTLIADAMEKVTNDGVITVEESKTMGTNLEVVEGMQFDRGYVSPYMVTDTEKMEAVLDDPYILITDKKITNIQDVLPLLEQIVQQGKKLVIIAEDVEGEALATLLVNKLRGTFTCVAVKAPGFGDRRKAMLQDIAILTGGEVITEDLGLDIKETTVSQLGRARQVKIQKENTIIVDGAGSQDEIKKRVASIKAQIEETTSDFDREKLQERLAKLAGGVAVIQVGAATETEMKEKKLRIEDALAATKAAVEEGIVAGGGTALINAIPNVAKLLEGSVGDEKTGIQIILRSLEEPVRQIAANAGLEGSVIVDKIKNSNTGIGFDALNEKYVNMIESGIVDPAKVTRSALQNAASVASMVLTTESIVADKPEKEAPMPGGGMPGGMGGMY, from the coding sequence ATGGCGAAAGATATCAAATTTGGTGAAGAAGCTAGACGTGCGTTAGAAAGTGGCGTTAATCAGCTTGCAGATACAGTAAAGATTACACTTGGTCCAAAAGGAAGAAATGTAGTTCTTGATAAAAAGTTCGGTGCACCGCTTATCACTAACGACGGTGTTACAATAGCAAAAGAAATCGAGTTGGAAGACAGATTTGAAAACATGGGAGCACAGCTTGTTAAAGAAGTTGCTACCAAGACAAACGATGTTGCCGGCGACGGAACAACTACTGCTACATTGCTTGCTCAGGCTATCATAAGAGAAGGACTTAAGAACGTTGCTGCCGGTGCGAACCCAATGATACTTAAGAAAGGTATTTCTAAAGCAGTTGATGCAGCTGTTGAAGGAATTATACAAAACAGCCAGAAGATTAAAGGCAAGGAAGATATCGCTAGGGTTGCTTCCATATCAGCTAATGACGATGTTATAGGTACACTTATTGCTGATGCAATGGAAAAAGTAACTAATGACGGAGTTATTACTGTTGAAGAATCCAAAACAATGGGAACTAACCTTGAAGTTGTTGAAGGTATGCAGTTTGACAGAGGTTATGTTTCACCATATATGGTGACAGACACTGAAAAGATGGAAGCTGTTTTGGACGATCCATATATATTGATCACTGACAAGAAGATAACAAATATCCAGGATGTATTACCTCTTTTAGAGCAGATAGTACAGCAGGGCAAAAAGCTTGTTATCATAGCTGAAGATGTTGAAGGCGAAGCACTAGCAACATTATTGGTTAACAAATTAAGAGGAACATTTACTTGTGTTGCTGTTAAGGCACCAGGTTTTGGTGATAGAAGAAAGGCTATGCTCCAGGATATAGCAATACTCACAGGCGGTGAGGTTATAACTGAAGATTTGGGCCTTGATATAAAAGAAACTACTGTTTCACAGCTTGGTAGAGCAAGACAGGTTAAAATACAGAAAGAGAATACCATTATCGTTGATGGTGCAGGAAGCCAAGATGAAATTAAAAAGAGAGTTGCTTCAATTAAAGCTCAGATAGAAGAAACTACTTCTGACTTTGATAGGGAAAAACTCCAGGAAAGACTTGCAAAATTGGCTGGTGGAGTTGCTGTTATCCAGGTTGGTGCTGCAACAGAAACCGAAATGAAAGAAAAGAAATTAAGAATTGAAGATGCACTTGCTGCAACTAAAGCAGCTGTGGAAGAAGGTATTGTTGCTGGTGGCGGTACTGCACTCATCAACGCTATTCCAAACGTAGCTAAGCTTCTTGAAGGAAGTGTAGGAGACGAAAAGACAGGTATTCAGATCATATTGAGATCACTCGAAGAGCCTGTTAGACAAATAGCTGCAAATGCAGGACTTGAAGGTTCTGTAATCGTTGATAAGATTAAGAACAGCAATACAGGCATTGGTTTTGATGCACTTAATGAAAAGTATGTTAACATGATTGAATCAGGAATAGTTGACCCAGCTAAGGTTACAAGATCTGCATTGCAAAATGCTGCTTCAGTAGCTTCTATGGTTCTTACTACTGAAAGCATTGTTGCAGATAAGCCTGAAAAGGAAGCTCCAATGCCAGGTGGAGGAATGCCAGGCGGAATGGGCGGAATGTATTAA
- the groES gene encoding co-chaperone GroES, which translates to MRIKPLGERVVIKMLESEETTKSGIVLPGSAKEKPQVAEIVAVGPGAIVEGKEIKMEVKVGDKVLISKYAGTEVKFDGQEYTILKQSDILAVVE; encoded by the coding sequence ATGAGAATAAAACCTTTAGGTGAAAGAGTAGTAATTAAAATGTTGGAAAGTGAAGAAACAACAAAGAGTGGAATAGTTTTGCCAGGAAGTGCAAAGGAAAAACCACAGGTAGCAGAAATTGTTGCTGTAGGACCTGGTGCTATTGTTGAAGGTAAGGAAATAAAAATGGAAGTTAAGGTTGGAGACAAGGTACTTATAAGCAAGTATGCTGGAACTGAAGTTAAGTTTGACGGTCAGGAATACACAATATTGAAGCAGAGTGACATATTAGCTGTTGTTGAATAA
- the hisIE gene encoding bifunctional phosphoribosyl-AMP cyclohydrolase/phosphoribosyl-ATP diphosphatase HisIE has product MDYLVTNLKFDSNGLIPVITQDCKTNEVLMLAYMNKEAYEKTVETKKVHYWSRSRSKLWLKGETSGHYQYVKSICIDCDNDTLLIKVEQVDAACHTGHYTCFYRDMNEDGSIKENSDAENNTVDKAAILQEVYNVIADRRVNPKEGSYTNYLFDKGIDKILKKVGEETAEVIIASKNKAAGEIRYEIADLIYHLFVLMVERDVKLEDIYDELKGRR; this is encoded by the coding sequence ATGGATTATTTAGTAACAAACTTAAAGTTTGACAGTAATGGCCTGATTCCTGTAATAACTCAGGACTGTAAGACAAATGAGGTCCTAATGCTTGCGTACATGAATAAGGAAGCTTATGAAAAAACAGTCGAAACGAAGAAGGTTCACTATTGGAGCAGGAGCAGAAGCAAGCTTTGGCTAAAGGGTGAAACATCCGGCCATTACCAGTATGTCAAGTCAATATGTATTGATTGTGACAATGATACACTTCTCATTAAAGTGGAGCAGGTTGATGCAGCATGCCATACAGGCCACTATACATGCTTCTACAGGGATATGAATGAGGATGGAAGCATTAAAGAAAATTCCGATGCAGAAAATAATACTGTCGATAAAGCTGCAATTCTTCAAGAGGTTTACAATGTAATTGCAGATAGAAGAGTAAACCCCAAGGAAGGGTCATACACAAACTATCTCTTTGATAAGGGGATTGACAAGATACTTAAGAAGGTTGGGGAAGAAACGGCTGAGGTTATTATCGCCTCTAAGAATAAGGCTGCCGGTGAGATTAGATATGAAATTGCCGACCTTATCTATCATTTATTCGTTCTGATGGTGGAGAGGGACGTGAAACTGGAAGATATTTACGATGAATTAAAGGGAAGACGGTAG
- the hisF gene encoding imidazole glycerol phosphate synthase subunit HisF — protein MLTKRIIPCLDVHAGRVVKGVNFVNIKDAGDPVEIAAIYDKAGADELTFLDITASSDARSIILDVVRRVAEQVFIPFTVGGGIRSVDDFREILLAGADKISVNSAALKRPDLISEAAWRFGSQCVVVAIDAKKNGERNSWDVYLNGGRVNTGKDAIQWAIEAEKLGAGEILLTSMDCDGTKAGYDIELTRKISENVKIPVIASGGAGTMEHFYEALTDGKADAVLAASLFHFREMEICDLKSYLRERGIEVRKE, from the coding sequence ATGCTGACAAAAAGGATTATACCCTGTCTTGATGTTCATGCAGGGAGAGTTGTAAAAGGTGTTAATTTTGTTAATATAAAGGATGCGGGGGACCCCGTTGAGATAGCAGCTATATATGATAAGGCTGGGGCAGATGAGCTTACTTTTCTCGATATCACAGCATCAAGCGATGCAAGAAGCATTATTCTTGATGTTGTAAGGAGAGTGGCTGAGCAGGTGTTTATTCCATTTACTGTTGGTGGGGGAATAAGATCGGTTGACGATTTCAGGGAAATTCTTCTTGCGGGTGCCGACAAGATATCGGTAAACTCTGCAGCCCTAAAAAGGCCTGACCTTATATCGGAGGCTGCCTGGAGGTTTGGAAGCCAGTGTGTGGTAGTAGCAATAGACGCAAAGAAGAATGGGGAGAGAAACAGCTGGGATGTATACCTTAACGGCGGCAGGGTGAATACCGGGAAGGATGCAATCCAGTGGGCCATTGAGGCTGAAAAGCTGGGTGCAGGCGAAATTCTTCTTACCAGCATGGACTGTGACGGAACAAAAGCTGGATATGACATTGAGCTTACAAGAAAAATATCTGAAAATGTCAAAATTCCTGTTATCGCATCCGGTGGTGCAGGCACTATGGAGCATTTTTATGAAGCTTTGACGGATGGCAAGGCCGATGCAGTATTGGCAGCATCCCTGTTCCATTTCAGGGAAATGGAGATATGTGATCTTAAGAGCTACTTAAGAGAGCGGGGCATTGAGGTTCGGAAAGAATAA
- the hisA gene encoding 1-(5-phosphoribosyl)-5-[(5-phosphoribosylamino)methylideneamino]imidazole-4-carboxamide isomerase: MKIYPAIDVKDGRCVRLVQGKFNDVTVYSDNPVDMALKWESLGAEYLHVVDLDGARVGEPVNTAVISEMAVKLGIPVQLGGGIRSIEMIEILLCKGIQRVILGTSAVNDQELVKNAVKTFDNNLVIGIDAKDGFVAIEGWAKTSSFTAIGFAKKMEELGAKTIIYTDIDTDGMLSGPNLKAMEEMVKAVDIEIIASGGVSSIEDIKNLKNVGVSGAIIGKALYTGNIDLAEAIKVAK, from the coding sequence ATGAAAATTTATCCGGCTATTGATGTTAAAGACGGAAGATGCGTAAGGCTGGTCCAGGGGAAATTCAATGATGTTACTGTTTATTCCGACAATCCGGTGGACATGGCATTAAAATGGGAGAGCCTTGGGGCAGAGTATCTTCATGTTGTTGATCTGGACGGAGCTAGGGTTGGTGAACCCGTAAACACCGCAGTAATAAGCGAAATGGCGGTTAAGCTCGGCATTCCTGTGCAATTGGGCGGTGGAATCCGTTCCATCGAAATGATTGAAATTCTTCTTTGTAAAGGCATACAGAGAGTCATATTGGGTACATCTGCCGTTAATGACCAGGAGCTTGTTAAAAATGCCGTAAAGACCTTTGATAACAACCTTGTTATAGGTATCGATGCCAAAGACGGATTTGTTGCAATTGAAGGTTGGGCTAAGACCAGCAGCTTCACTGCCATTGGATTTGCTAAAAAGATGGAAGAGCTTGGTGCCAAGACTATTATTTATACAGATATCGATACTGACGGAATGCTGTCGGGGCCAAATCTTAAAGCAATGGAAGAAATGGTTAAGGCAGTAGACATAGAAATCATCGCTTCTGGTGGAGTCAGCAGCATTGAGGACATAAAAAACCTTAAAAATGTTGGTGTTTCAGGAGCAATTATCGGAAAAGCATTATATACGGGAAATATAGATTTGGCTGAGGCAATAAAAGTAGCCAAATAA
- the hisH gene encoding imidazole glycerol phosphate synthase subunit HisH has translation MIAIIDYGVGNLRSVEKAFSFIGCEASISSDPEFVMQADGVVLPGVGAYSDAMDNLKKAGMVDVVKNVIADNKPFLGICLGMQLLFDYSEEGGNVSGLGIFKGTIKQLPLDMDLKVPHMGWNSIKSSKDCPLFTNLPDSPYVYFVHSYYLDAENKDMVIAKTNYGIEFDVAIGKGNVFATQFHPEKSGEVGLNILKNFKNLLKSNI, from the coding sequence TTGATCGCGATAATTGATTACGGTGTAGGGAATCTGAGAAGTGTTGAAAAAGCATTCTCCTTTATTGGTTGTGAAGCAAGTATATCTTCAGATCCGGAGTTTGTAATGCAAGCTGACGGAGTTGTTCTGCCAGGTGTAGGTGCATATTCCGATGCAATGGATAACCTTAAAAAGGCAGGAATGGTTGACGTAGTAAAAAATGTTATTGCGGATAACAAGCCGTTTCTTGGTATATGCCTTGGTATGCAGCTTCTTTTTGATTACAGCGAAGAAGGTGGAAATGTATCGGGACTTGGCATATTTAAAGGGACAATCAAACAGCTTCCGCTGGATATGGACCTTAAAGTTCCCCATATGGGATGGAATTCCATTAAGTCATCAAAGGATTGCCCTTTGTTCACAAACCTGCCTGACAGCCCCTATGTTTACTTTGTGCACTCATATTATCTGGATGCGGAAAATAAAGATATGGTAATAGCAAAAACCAACTATGGTATAGAGTTTGATGTTGCAATCGGCAAGGGAAATGTTTTTGCCACCCAATTTCATCCTGAAAAGAGCGGTGAAGTAGGGCTTAATATTTTGAAAAATTTTAAGAATTTATTAAAATCAAATATTTAA
- a CDS encoding phosphoribosylaminoimidazolesuccinocarboxamide synthase, translated as MLINDTDFIKRPLHIKGKVRNVYDLGDKLLIVVTDRISAFDVVFPNLIPNKGKVLNSISEFWFDYTKDVIDNHVITTDVSQYPEEFSQFKEELQGRSMLVKKIKMVEAECIVRGYLEGSGLKDYQKTGTICGLKLPAGLKQAEKLPEPIFTPSTKAAEGHDENVSFQVLENTIGSELANKLKEISLALYIKASKHAESRGLILADTKFEFGILDGKLVIGDEMFTPDSSRFWAMDEYEPGRPQKSFDKQYLREYLEASNWNKQPPAPVLPEDVVKKTEAKYIEAYERITGKKLD; from the coding sequence ATGTTAATAAATGATACAGATTTTATAAAGCGTCCGCTGCACATTAAAGGAAAGGTTAGAAACGTGTACGATTTGGGGGATAAGCTCCTGATAGTAGTAACTGACAGAATATCTGCCTTTGATGTGGTTTTTCCAAATCTTATTCCTAATAAGGGAAAGGTTTTGAACAGTATATCAGAGTTTTGGTTTGATTATACTAAGGACGTAATTGACAACCATGTTATAACGACAGATGTAAGCCAATATCCTGAAGAGTTTTCACAGTTTAAAGAAGAGCTTCAGGGAAGATCTATGCTTGTTAAAAAGATAAAAATGGTTGAGGCTGAATGTATCGTAAGAGGATATCTTGAGGGGTCAGGGCTCAAGGATTATCAAAAGACAGGCACAATATGCGGACTTAAGCTTCCGGCAGGATTGAAGCAGGCAGAGAAGCTCCCTGAGCCAATATTTACACCATCAACAAAGGCTGCTGAAGGACATGATGAAAATGTAAGCTTCCAGGTTCTAGAGAATACGATAGGCAGTGAACTGGCAAACAAATTGAAGGAAATAAGTCTGGCACTTTATATAAAGGCAAGCAAGCATGCGGAAAGCAGAGGACTGATCCTTGCAGATACCAAGTTTGAGTTTGGAATATTGGACGGTAAACTGGTTATTGGTGATGAAATGTTTACTCCTGACTCATCAAGGTTCTGGGCAATGGATGAATATGAACCCGGAAGACCTCAAAAAAGCTTTGACAAGCAGTACCTGAGGGAGTATCTTGAAGCATCCAATTGGAACAAACAGCCTCCAGCACCGGTACTGCCAGAAGATGTTGTTAAAAAGACAGAAGCAAAATATATAGAGGCATATGAGCGTATTACTGGTAAGAAGCTGGATTAG
- the hisB gene encoding imidazoleglycerol-phosphate dehydratase HisB: MDRKAQVDRKTFETDISLSINIDGTGQGKIETGIGFFDHMLTLFTKHGLFDLDLKAVGDLHVDCHHTIEDVGIVLGQAISKALGDKKSIKRYGMSYVPMDEALAMVVLDLGGRPYLVFDAAFGSERVGSMDTEMVEEFFRAVSVNAGMNLHVKLLYGSNSHHIIEAMFKAFGRALDEAAGVDNRIHGVMSTKGII; the protein is encoded by the coding sequence GTGGATAGAAAGGCACAAGTTGATAGAAAAACATTCGAAACAGATATTTCATTGAGCATTAATATTGATGGTACCGGCCAAGGGAAGATAGAGACAGGTATAGGTTTCTTTGACCACATGCTTACTCTATTTACCAAACACGGACTTTTCGATTTGGATCTAAAGGCAGTCGGTGACTTGCATGTGGATTGTCATCACACTATTGAAGATGTGGGTATTGTATTGGGACAAGCCATAAGCAAGGCACTTGGAGATAAAAAATCCATCAAGCGTTACGGAATGTCCTATGTTCCCATGGATGAGGCATTAGCTATGGTGGTTTTAGACCTTGGAGGTCGTCCATACCTTGTATTTGATGCTGCATTTGGTTCTGAGAGGGTTGGAAGCATGGACACTGAAATGGTGGAAGAATTTTTTAGGGCGGTATCGGTAAATGCGGGAATGAACCTGCATGTGAAGCTATTGTATGGTTCGAATTCCCACCATATCATTGAGGCCATGTTCAAGGCATTCGGCAGGGCATTAGATGAAGCTGCAGGGGTTGATAATCGTATTCACGGGGTTATGTCTACAAAAGGGATTATATGA
- the hisC gene encoding histidinol-phosphate transaminase produces the protein MSKYWSTAVKNLVPYVPGEQPKDKKYIKLNTNESPYPPSPRVLEAIKNAANSDLRLYPDPEFHELRETVATYYGISKEEVYAGNGSDELLAFAFQAFFDPGKKILFPDITYSFYPVYCKLYNLDYETVALNEEFSVPINEFLRENGGIVISNPNAPTAKYISIDEIKTIVEYNKDRVVIIDEAYIDFGGDSAVKLIKDYKNLLVVQTMSKSRCLAGLRLGLVMGSSELIDAIIRIKNSFNSYPVDRLALAGAAEAIRDEEYFTETVAKIVNTREWVALRLKELGFEVLDSKANFLFISHSKISAEAIFNHLRENGILVRFFKKPRIDNYLRVSVGTDSDMEALVKALEKLLW, from the coding sequence ATGAGTAAATATTGGAGTACAGCAGTTAAAAACTTGGTGCCCTATGTACCTGGGGAACAACCAAAGGATAAAAAGTATATAAAGCTAAATACCAATGAGAGTCCATACCCACCGTCACCAAGGGTATTGGAAGCCATTAAAAATGCAGCAAACAGCGACTTAAGACTGTATCCCGATCCTGAATTTCATGAGTTAAGGGAAACCGTCGCAACATATTACGGCATTTCAAAGGAAGAAGTATATGCAGGAAACGGATCTGACGAGCTTTTGGCTTTTGCATTCCAGGCATTCTTTGATCCTGGCAAAAAGATACTTTTCCCAGATATAACATATTCCTTTTACCCTGTATACTGTAAATTGTACAATTTGGACTATGAAACTGTGGCGTTGAATGAGGAATTTAGTGTTCCTATAAATGAGTTTCTGAGGGAAAACGGAGGCATAGTCATATCCAATCCCAATGCCCCCACTGCTAAATACATAAGCATTGACGAGATAAAAACAATTGTGGAGTACAATAAAGACAGGGTTGTCATAATAGATGAAGCATACATAGACTTTGGCGGTGATTCGGCAGTCAAACTGATAAAGGACTATAAGAATCTTTTGGTTGTCCAGACTATGTCCAAATCAAGATGCCTTGCAGGTTTGAGGCTTGGACTTGTTATGGGGAGCAGTGAACTTATTGACGCCATAATCCGCATAAAAAATTCATTCAACTCATATCCTGTGGATCGCCTTGCTTTAGCGGGTGCGGCGGAAGCAATAAGGGATGAAGAGTATTTCACAGAAACTGTTGCCAAAATTGTAAATACCAGAGAATGGGTTGCATTAAGGCTTAAGGAATTGGGATTTGAGGTCTTGGATTCAAAAGCCAATTTTCTATTTATAAGCCACAGCAAAATAAGTGCTGAAGCCATATTTAACCACTTAAGAGAAAACGGTATCCTGGTAAGATTCTTTAAAAAGCCTAGGATAGACAATTATCTAAGGGTGAGCGTAGGAACCGACAGTGATATGGAAGCTCTGGTAAAGGCTTTGGAGAAATTGCTTTGGTAA
- the hisD gene encoding histidinol dehydrogenase yields the protein MIRIIDSRKEEDKDLLKKLLDRSQLDESAVLKRVEEITSNVRIKGNSAVFEYTKMFDKVDITAENIKVSRKEIDDAYCSVDKELIDIIRRAKANIEEFHIKQKEKSWFSTEKDGVILGQILRPLEVVGVYVPGGTAPLPSSVLMNVMPAKVAGVEKIVMATPPGRDGTINPVILVAANEAGADEIYKMGGAQAIAALAFGTESVPKVDKVTGPGNIYVNMAKRLVYGYCDIDMFAGPSEIMVVADKTANAKFAAADLLSQAEHDVLSASVLVTDSEKLAQEVKCEIERQTEYLGRKEIINKSIGDYGAIVIVNDMEEAVQLVNKVAPEHLELCVEEPFGMVGEIKNAGAIFLGNYASEPLGDYFAGPNHVLPTSGTARFFSPLNVGDFVKKSSLISYSRKALSKVKDDVIRFAEAEGLSAHANAIRVRFEKGSDFNE from the coding sequence TTGATAAGAATTATTGATTCAAGAAAAGAAGAAGACAAGGATCTGTTAAAAAAGCTTTTGGATAGAAGCCAGCTTGATGAAAGTGCAGTGTTAAAAAGGGTTGAAGAGATAACTTCAAACGTAAGAATCAAGGGAAATTCAGCAGTTTTTGAATATACTAAGATGTTTGATAAGGTGGATATCACAGCAGAAAATATAAAGGTTTCCCGGAAGGAAATTGATGATGCGTATTGCAGCGTAGACAAGGAGCTTATAGATATCATCCGGAGGGCAAAAGCCAATATAGAGGAGTTTCATATCAAGCAGAAGGAGAAATCCTGGTTTTCTACAGAAAAAGACGGCGTTATATTAGGTCAGATACTAAGGCCTTTAGAAGTTGTGGGTGTATATGTTCCGGGGGGAACCGCACCGCTTCCTTCATCAGTTCTTATGAATGTTATGCCTGCAAAGGTTGCAGGGGTTGAGAAGATAGTCATGGCAACTCCTCCAGGCAGGGATGGTACAATAAATCCAGTTATACTGGTTGCTGCAAATGAAGCGGGTGCAGATGAGATTTATAAAATGGGCGGGGCTCAGGCCATAGCTGCACTGGCCTTTGGTACTGAGAGTGTTCCTAAAGTAGATAAGGTTACAGGACCTGGAAATATATATGTCAATATGGCAAAGAGACTGGTATACGGATATTGTGATATTGATATGTTTGCAGGCCCCAGTGAAATAATGGTTGTTGCCGACAAGACTGCAAATGCCAAGTTTGCAGCGGCGGACCTATTGTCCCAGGCAGAACATGATGTGCTTTCCGCTTCGGTTTTGGTAACTGATTCAGAAAAGCTTGCCCAAGAAGTAAAATGTGAAATTGAAAGGCAAACGGAATACCTTGGTAGAAAAGAAATAATAAATAAATCCATAGGCGATTATGGTGCAATAGTTATTGTAAATGATATGGAAGAAGCAGTTCAACTGGTTAATAAAGTAGCTCCTGAGCATCTGGAGTTATGCGTGGAGGAGCCTTTTGGAATGGTTGGAGAAATAAAGAATGCTGGGGCCATTTTCCTTGGGAACTATGCATCGGAACCACTTGGGGATTATTTTGCAGGTCCGAACCACGTTTTGCCTACAAGCGGAACTGCCAGGTTTTTCTCACCACTTAATGTAGGTGACTTTGTTAAAAAGTCCAGCCTTATATCATATTCGAGAAAAGCCCTATCAAAGGTTAAGGACGATGTAATACGGTTTGCAGAAGCTGAAGGCCTTTCGGCCCATGCCAATGCAATTCGAGTAAGGTTTGAAAAAGGAAGTGATTTTAATGAGTAA
- the hisG gene encoding ATP phosphoribosyltransferase produces MRYLTIALSKGRLTELSIELFEKIGIDCSELKNSSRKLILCDEKNKIKFFLAKPSDVPTYVEYGAADIGIVGKDTLMEEGRHLYEVLNLGFAACKMAVAGPAELQGKLDELNNKRVATKYPRIARDYFEHKRKESIEVIKLNGSVELAPLVGLAEVIVDLVESGRTLKENGLVVLDTIADISARMVVNRVSMKMESERINSIIDGIGNLLEKR; encoded by the coding sequence ATGAGGTATTTGACTATAGCCCTTTCAAAAGGGAGACTTACGGAGTTATCCATTGAGCTTTTTGAAAAAATAGGGATTGATTGCTCTGAATTGAAAAATTCTTCAAGGAAGCTTATTTTATGTGATGAAAAGAATAAAATAAAGTTTTTCCTTGCCAAGCCCAGTGATGTTCCTACATATGTAGAATACGGAGCAGCTGATATAGGTATAGTAGGTAAAGACACTCTTATGGAGGAAGGCCGACATTTATACGAGGTGTTAAACTTGGGATTTGCGGCTTGCAAAATGGCTGTAGCCGGACCTGCAGAGCTGCAGGGTAAGCTTGATGAGCTAAATAATAAAAGGGTTGCTACCAAATATCCAAGGATCGCCAGGGACTATTTTGAGCATAAAAGAAAAGAGTCCATTGAAGTAATTAAGCTTAACGGATCTGTTGAATTAGCACCGCTGGTAGGATTGGCAGAAGTAATAGTTGACCTTGTAGAGAGCGGAAGGACCCTTAAGGAAAACGGTTTGGTGGTATTGGATACCATAGCCGATATAAGTGCCAGAATGGTTGTAAACAGGGTAAGCATGAAGATGGAAAGTGAAAGAATAAACAGCATAATAGATGGGATAGGGAATCTGCTTGAAAAGAGGTGA